The proteins below come from a single Zea mays cultivar B73 chromosome 8, Zm-B73-REFERENCE-NAM-5.0, whole genome shotgun sequence genomic window:
- the LOC100274754 gene encoding Succinate dehydrogenase subunit 4, mitochondrial, with amino-acid sequence MASRILARSKALPLVAALTPAAAKAATPIAGARALSSLPRYPSAPSPHGLGKVLGYEPTSHLSGPQVLPRWFSSLASNGSQVQKSQISETYKSGGEMKQSETRKSSEEATPKVVAFSPLEAAIAKPRSSPLTSESSKVRRSEIATQVTFYMIPALLLASKNSISTSLLVGAVFHQVYMFHKEILLDYVHHDITRKWALIYFKLLLLVMAKDTIMYFNLF; translated from the exons ATGGCGTCGCGGATCCTGGCCCGATCCAAGGCCCTTCCCCTCGTCGCCGCCCTCACCCCTGCCGCTGCCAAAGCAGCAACGCCTATCGCCGGAGCCCGCGCGCTCTCGTCCCTGCCCCGCTACCCGTCTGCCCCGTCGCCCCATGGGCTCGGCAAG GTTCTGGGATATGAACCAACATCTCACCTCAGTGGACCACAAGTTTTACCTCGTTGGTTTTCCTCTCTAGCATCCAATGGATCTCAGGTGCAGAAGTCACAG ATCTCTGAGACATACAAGTCAGGTGGTGAAATGAAACAGTCTGAGACACGGAAATCAAGTGAGGAAGCCACACCAAAAGTTGTGGCGTTCAGTCCGCTAGAAGCAGCTATCGCTAAACCTAGAAGTAGTCCCCTGACAAGTGAGAGTTCTAAAGTAAGGCGATCAGAGATAGCAACCCAAGTCACCTTTTACATGATCCCAGCCCTGCTTCTTGCCTCCAAGAACAGCATAAGTACCTCCCTTCTGGTCGGCGCCGTGTTCCATCAAGTATACATGTTCCACAAGGAGATTCTTCTGGACTACGTGCACCATGATATCACCAGAAAGTGGGCTTTGATTTACTTCAAGCTGCTTTTGCTGGTGATGGCGAAGGACACCATCATGTACTTCAATCTGTTCTAA